Part of the Dehalococcoidales bacterium genome, GGTGCTTATCGAAGAGGTCAACAGTGTCCCGGAATGTCCGGAGCCCGGGCAGATCAACTTCTGTCTTATCAAAAAACGAGCCCCCAGCGCTTACCAGGAATTTATTAAAGGCTGCCTGGCGACGAAGCCTATTAAGGGGCAACCGTTTGGAGCGGCAGGGAAATTTATGAAGGAGTGTGCCAGTGAGTGGAGAAAACGTTCAGGTGAAAGAAGCAAATGAGGTCTCGAAGGATAACGGAAAACTCCCTCCGGACCTGAACCCCAAAGTAAAGAGCCTGCGGTGTGCAAACTGCAACCGATTTCTGGCGTACTATGCCATTGTGGAAGGCTCGATCGCCATTAAGTGCAAGCGCTGCGGTCATTGGACCGCTCTCGATGCTACTTATCTAAAAGTAAAAACCCCTTGACAAAACCCGAAATTCGTTCTAATATCTGGTAAAGGTCGGTTGGCTCTGGTCATCTTGACTGCATGGCCCCCAGGATCCTCCTGGTAATGAGGAAATCATGTCGAGGTAAGAGCTATGATAATCCAGAGCATTAAGGATCTAGGGTACGCCAAACGGCGCCCGAAGGCCCACAAGCTGGAGAATATCACGACCAAAACCAACCCGGGTTTTGTGATCGCCGCCTACCCCAGGCCATATCCTAAGACCTCCCAGCAAAAGAAAGTTGCGGATGCAGCTAAATCTTGCGGGATCAAGAAAGGTATGAGCCGCGGCGCCCTCGTGACAGCCATGCGGACCTGTATCCCGGACAAGTTCTAATTTCCCGTTAGAACTGTTTTTCCTCGCCAAGAAAGGCAGGGGGTTCAAACTCCCTGCCTTTTCTGTTATAATCTCCTCAGAATGGTAGAGAAGACAGCTGAAAAGAAGATATTCTACGTCAGGAAACGCCCTGCCCCCCATCCCCTCTCTCAACATCAACTCGACCTGGTGCAGGCTTCAAAAGAGTGTGGGATC contains:
- a CDS encoding Com family DNA-binding transcriptional regulator, translated to MKEANEVSKDNGKLPPDLNPKVKSLRCANCNRFLAYYAIVEGSIAIKCKRCGHWTALDATYLKVKTP